From Bos javanicus breed banteng chromosome 5, ARS-OSU_banteng_1.0, whole genome shotgun sequence, the proteins below share one genomic window:
- the LOC133248488 gene encoding histone deacetylase complex subunit SAP18-like, translated as MLAAGVGGQSECLAGWRRKMVVQPSVMQEEINKEPEKPIDQKTCPLLLRVFTTNNGRHHRMDEFSRRNLPSSELQIYTWMDATLKESTSLVKEVYPEARKKGTHFNFAIVFTDLKRPGYRVKEIGSTMSGTKGTDDSTTLQSQKFQIGDYLDIVVTPPNQAPPPSGRMRPY; from the coding sequence AGGAAGATGGTGGTGCAGCCAAGCGTTATGCAGGAGGAAATTAACAAGGAGCCGGAGAAGCCCATCGATCAGAAGACCTGCCCGCTGCTCCTGCGCGTCTTCACCACCAACAATGGCCGCCACCACCGCATGGACGAGTTCTCCCGCAGAAACCTGCCGTCCAGCGAGCTGCAGATCTACACTTGGATGGATGCAACCTTAAAAGAATCGACTAGTTTAGTAAAAGAAGTCTACCCAGAAGCCAGAAAAAAAGGCACACACTTCAATTTTGCAATTGTTTTTACGGATCTTAAAAGGCCTGGCTATCGAGTAAAGGAGATTGGCAGCACCATGTCTGGGACAAAGGGGACTGATGACTCCACGACCCTGCAGTCGCAGAAGTTCCAAATAGGAGACTATCTGGACATAGTGGTCACTCCTCCAAATCAGGCACCACCTCCTTCAGGGCGCATGAGACCGTATTAA